In Halorussus halophilus, the DNA window AGGGCGACGTGTACGACCTCTTCGAGACGCCTGCACATCCGTACACGCGGGCGCTCCTCGCGTGCCTGCCGGGCCGCGGCGTGGAGTTCCGGGGTATCGGCGGCCGACTGCCGGACCCGACCGACCCACCCGCTGGCTGTCGGTTCCACCCGCGCTGTCCGTACGCCGTCGCGGAGTGCGAGTCCGGCGAGCAACCACCGCTTTACACGGTCCGTGACGAGGCTAGTTCGAACTCCGGAGACGACGGCGACACACACCGCGTCTCCTGCGTCTACTACGACGGTTCGCGCGACCCCACAGAAATCACCGACGGCGAGTCGTTCGGTGAGCAGTTCGAGTCGGACTCGGAGCGCCGGTTCGCGGACGGCGGAGGGAACGTGGAGGGGAGTCGATGACCGACCGACCGAGTGCAGACGAACCACTCCTCTCGGTCCGAAATCTCGTCAAACACTACCCGATTACGGAGGGCGTCCTCCGCAGGGAAGTCGGCCGCGTTCGTGCCGTCGATGGCATCACGTTCGACCTCTTCCCCGGAGAGACGCTCGGTCTCGTCGGCGAGTCTGGGTGTGGCAAAACCACCGCCGCGCTGGCGATGCTCCGCTTGGAAGAACCGACCGCTGGCGAGATTTACTATCGGGACGAGGTCGTCACCGACTACGACAGCGACGACCTGAAGCGGTTCCGCAGGCAGGCACAACTCATCTTTCAGGACCCCACGTCGAGTTTCGACCCGCGGATGTCCGTCGGCGAGTCGGTGGCCGAACCACTGCTGGTCCACGGCATGCGCGACCGCAAGCGCAGGCGGGCTATCGTCGAAAACCTGCTGGAGCGCGTCGGCCTCTCTGCCGACGACTACGACCGCTATCCCCACGAGTTCTCCGGCGGCCAGAAACAGCGCATCGCCATCGCCCGCGCACTCGTGGTCAATCCGGACCTCATCGTGGCCGACGAACCTGTGTCGGCGCTCGACGTGTCCGTACAGGCCGAAATTCTCGGCTTGTTGGAGGATGTCCAAGACGAATTCGGCCTCTCGATTCTGTTCATCAGCCACGACATGGCGGTCGTTCGGGAAGTTTGTGACCGCGTAGCCGTGATGTACCTCGGGGAAATCGTCGAACTCGCGCCAGTAGAAGACCTGTTCGCCGACCCACAGCACCCCTACACGCGCGCCCTGCTCGCGTCGGTGCCACTGCCGGACCCCCGGAGGCGCGGTCACGGAATCGAACTCTCGGGCGACGTTCCCTCGCCTTCGAATCCGCCCGCTGGCTGTCGATTCCACACCAGATGCCCGGAGGTCATCCAACCGGAGGGCTACGACTTCCGGCAAGCCAACTGGCGCGCGGTGATGGACTTCCGGGTGCGACTCGCTCGCGGAAACTTCGACGTGGACGCGATTCGGGAGTTCGCCGTCGCCGAGAGCGACGCGACGGACCCCGAAGCTATCACCGACAACCAACTCCGCTGGGCGGTCCGCGAGCAGTTCGGAATACCCGACAGACTCTCCGATTCGAGCGCCGAACGGGTGCTTCGGGACGCCATCGACTCCCTCATCGCGGGCGACGAAGACGCCGCCCGCGAGACGTTG includes these proteins:
- a CDS encoding ABC transporter ATP-binding protein — its product is MTDRPSADEPLLSVRNLVKHYPITEGVLRREVGRVRAVDGITFDLFPGETLGLVGESGCGKTTAALAMLRLEEPTAGEIYYRDEVVTDYDSDDLKRFRRQAQLIFQDPTSSFDPRMSVGESVAEPLLVHGMRDRKRRRAIVENLLERVGLSADDYDRYPHEFSGGQKQRIAIARALVVNPDLIVADEPVSALDVSVQAEILGLLEDVQDEFGLSILFISHDMAVVREVCDRVAVMYLGEIVELAPVEDLFADPQHPYTRALLASVPLPDPRRRGHGIELSGDVPSPSNPPAGCRFHTRCPEVIQPEGYDFRQANWRAVMDFRVRLARGNFDVDAIREFAVAESDATDPEAITDNQLRWAVREQFGIPDRLSDSSAERVLRDAIDSLIAGDEDAARETLAREFETVCERERPAMRETEAGHPAACHLHDEDVESEVEPPRSRANED